The following are from one region of the Dermacentor albipictus isolate Rhodes 1998 colony chromosome 5, USDA_Dalb.pri_finalv2, whole genome shotgun sequence genome:
- the LOC135908383 gene encoding uncharacterized protein: MEGSSRAAKAADVGRGTPCSALPKDYRVILPPLPTGEGQRRAVVLHCDVTGRPYRIDDFRKPLKDAGVIQQVGGIGAYQMSHVWLLNMKTDEAKQTLLDAGPLLVKNRPCLVIDPARQELRIKLHWVAFDVTSETLRRAFREYGEIKEVISDRWKAEDFEGAESTTRLVRLLLRDGVTPDRIPHQMRLGSGTALVVVPGRAPLCLRCHNTGHIRRECRVPRCGACRAFGHEQANCTRSYARVASVGGEADRSEMLMDEEEAESVAGMVASISDAAAVAASTSSAGSQENGAADARAADATLEDASTGKYEEGSAERPSETHSLGKQLPLSASGSGEKTAELKTAVSEFVATLEDSDSTDEAAMDAEATPTKRRLSKASTTSQDTRLRATERRGTEPGTKKPRVATSHQRSASLTRGGGKSTP; encoded by the coding sequence ATGGAGGGCTCCTCGAGAGCTGCGAAAGCGGCCGACGTTGGCCGTGGTACCCCGTGTTCTGCGTTGCCCAAGGATTACCGTGTCATCTTGCCTCCGTTACCAACAGGTGAAGGACAAAGGCGCGCAGTTGTATTGCACTGCGACGTCACTGGACGGCCTTATAGAATCGACGACTTCCGGAAGCCCTTGAAGGATGCTGGAGTAATTCAGCAAGTAGGTGGAATTGGTGCATACCAAATGTCGCACGTGTGGCTGCTGAACATGAAGACAGATGAGGCAAAGCAGACGCTGCTAGACGCCGGACCACTACTGGTGAAGAACCGGCCATGCCTCGTCATTGATCCAGCGAGGCAAGAACTCAGGATTAAGCTACATTGGGTCGCGTTCGACGTCACCTCTGAGACCCTTCGACGAGCCTTCCGAGAGTACGGCGAGATAAAGGAAGTCATCAGTGATCGGTGGAAGGCCGAGGACTTTGAGGGCGCCGAGTCAACGACTCGTCTAGTTCGTCTTCTGCTGCGCGATGGTGTCACACCAGACCGCATCCCACATCAGATGCGTCTTGGTAGCGGCACTGCGCTAGTGGTTGTGCCTGGACGCGCCCCGTTATGCCTTCGTTGTCACAACACTGGACACATACGACGTGAATGCCGAGTGCCCAGGTGTGGTGCTTGCCGAGCGTTCGGGCACGAGCAGGCTAATTGTACTCGCTCGTACGCCAGAGTTGCAAGCGTAGGCGGTGAAGCAGACCGGAGCGAGATGCTCATGGACGAGGAGGAAGCGGAGAGCGTGGCTGGGATGGTGGCGTCTATCAGCGACGCGGCCGCAGTGGCGGCGTCCACCAGCTCAGCAGGTTCGCAAGAAAACGGGGCTGCAGACGCTCGGGCAGCAGACGCCACTCTGGAAGACGCTTCGACAGGAAAGTACGAAGAAGGCTCGGCAGAGCGCCCTTCTGAAACCCACTCCTTAGGAAAGCAGCTCCCACTAAGTGCGTCCGGGAGTGGTGAGAAAACAGCTGAACTCAAGACTGCAGTAAGCGAGTTTGTTGCGACGCTCGAAGACAGTGATTCGACGGATGAGGCTGCAATGGACGCCGAGGCAACACCTACGAAGCGCCGACTCAGCAAGGCAAGCACGACTTCTCAAGACACCCGGCTACGAGCAACGGAGAGGCGTGGGACCGAGCCTGGAACCAAAAAGCCTCGGGTGGCCACCAGCCATCAGCGGTCGGCGTCGCTTACACGCGGCGGCGGCAAGTCGACGCCCTGA